The following is a genomic window from Bacteroidia bacterium.
CCGCATCAGGGATGCGCGGTCCGAAGATAGCGGTTATCAGCCCTGCATGATCATCATCGGTTCGCCGTTGCTTTCCATCATGACGGTGACCGGGACTTTGTTGGTGAAAATGTCGAACACCGGCGAGAAGGTGGGACCGAGCTTGAGCACTTCCATCAGTTCCTCCTCCGGCATGTCGCCTTTCACTTTGAAGGTCATGCGGACGCTTTCGTAGCCGCGGCGGATGTTCTCGTCCATGCCGAGCAGTCCATGAATGTCGAGATCACCCTCGAGAGTGGATTCCACGGATTCGAGCTTGATACCACGCGCGGCGGCGTGATACACCATGGCGGTGGTGACGCAGGATGCGAGAGCGGTGAGCGCGTACTCGACGGGATTGGCACCTTCGTCCGTGCTCAGGAGCACCGCCGGCTCGTCGGCCTTGAAGACGAAGGTGGTCTTATGTTTCTGCGGCTCACAGGCACCGTAGAAATCGCTGATGGTGGTCTGGTTCAAACCGCCCTGCACCCATTCGTTCTTGGCACGGAACTGGAAGCTGGCGATGGCGGGATTCTCGCGGATGACGTCCATGGTCATGGACAGATCGTCTACATTCACGCCGTTGATGATGGTTGGGTTCTGCATGATACACTCCTTGTGTATGTTGTGAGTAAAAATGGTTGTTGGGTGATATTCGATTTTCTCTACCCGACACAAAGAGCTACATGTACCGTGCCAAACTTGTCCTGGCCGGTTAACTCTTTTAACGACAATACTTTAGCGCCAGCTTACGCCGGAGGAGCAGACACGAAATTTCGTTATTCACGAAATGTCGTACGCGGGGATGACGAAATCTCGCAAGGTGCATTGTGTTCGACTGAATAATTTGCCGCGAGAGATCGGATCGCGATATCGAGTGTCTATTTTTTTGTGAATGGGAGCTTTTCGATGATATTCCCTTGCCGCACGGGCATCGAAGTCCATCGAACGCCCAAGTAAAATTCAGGGTGCGTATTCCGACGAAAGCGACCAGCCATTCCGATCAATGGCAAAATCTGGTCCGATAACTTCGGAACCAGTGGTCACTTTCGATCGGAATCGGTGGTCGCTTTCAATCGGAATCAGTGGTCGCTTTGGACCGGAATACACATTCAGGGAGGGGAATGAACGCAAAAACGCCTATTCGACTACGCTCGGTAGGCGCAAAGACTCTGAGAAAGAGTGACGCTGCCCACGATCCTGCTTTTTGCACCAGACAAGCAGTCCTGGTAACGCCCACTTTTGCAGCACATGTGGGTGGTTCATGAAACGCCCACTTTTGCAGCACATGTGGGAGCTTCATGGAACGCCCACTTTTGCAGCATATGTGGGAGCTTCATGGAGACGCCATTCCCTTCTCAGTGAGGGATCGCGGTGGTGAAGGCCGTGATAACGGGTACGGCAATGCGGACCGGACGGGCGCCCCTGCTCGCAAGGGGTCTGGGGTGTTGGCGGGAGATCGTGACTGCGGATAATAGCAGGTGGAGAGGGTCACTCCCTGCGTTTCGGCGGACGAATCCCGAGAGCCTTGACGCGTGAGGCGAGCGTGGTGGACGGGACGCCCAGCAGCGCGGCCGCACCGTCGTGTCCGGCGATTTTCCCGCCGGCATGTTCGAGCGCACGGAGGATGTTTTCCTTCTCGATCTGCTTGAGCTCGGCATAGTTGAGTATCACGGGATTCGCTGTCGCGGACTCGGTGTGCTCCGACGTGCTTCCCAGTCCGTTCGCCTCCGGAAATATGCGGGCGAAATTGAGGCGTCCCTCACGTGAAGTGATAACGGCGCGTTCGATGATATTCTGCAACTCGCGGATATTTCCGGGCCAATCATAGCTCCTGAGCAGTGCGACATCCTCGGGCGCGATGTCATCCACCGGGATTCCCATGCTCTGACTCGCTTTGCGTACGAAATGACCCGCGAGCATCGCTATATCGTCGCGTCTCTCACGCAGAGAGGGTACACGGATAGGAAACACGTTGAGCCGATAAAAGAGATCTTCGCGAAATCTTCCCTGGGCGACCTCATCGCGCAAGTCGCGGTTCGTGGCCGCGATGACTCTCACGTTCACATGCACGGTGTGCGCGCTGCCGACGGCTTCGACCTCTCCTTCCTGCAGAACGCGGAGCAGTTTGGCCTGCAGTTCGAGAGGCAACTCACCGATTTCATCGAGAAAAATGCTTCCCCCGTCTGCGAGCACAAAGCGTCCGTCGCGTTTCGCCGTGGCGCCGGTGAACGCGCCCTTCTCATGTCCGAACAGTTCGCTTTCGATCAGTGCGGCGGGGATGGCTGCGCAATTCAGTTTGATCAGGGGTCCGTCCTTCCGCTTGCTCGCGTTGTGAATGCCGCGTGCGATGAGTTCCTTCCCCGTGCCGGTTTCACCGAGCACGAGGACGGTAGCATCGGTTGCCGCGACCTGCCGCATTTGATGCAGCACCCGAAGCAGAGCCGGCGTCTCACCGATTATCTCGTCGAAGTTCTGCATCGCGCGCAGCTCCCCGCGCAGATACTCCGTTTCGGCGGTGAGCGCGTTGATACGTTTCTCCGCGTCGAGACGGTCCCGAATGTTTCTGAGGATCAGCACATGCAGCACGTGCTGCTTGCGCAGATGCCTCGAGAGTGTCGCTTCGGCCTGGCAGGAATTTCCATCCGCGAGCAGCAGTGTCAATCCTCCGGGGATCCAGAGCGACTGGCGACCATCGCGGGAGGTAGCGAAGGAGGTCATGAGCGCGTCGAGTTTCTCGCGGCTCTCATCGGAAAGAAGTGGTCGGA
Proteins encoded in this region:
- a CDS encoding OsmC family protein, with the protein product MQNPTIINGVNVDDLSMTMDVIRENPAIASFQFRAKNEWVQGGLNQTTISDFYGACEPQKHKTTFVFKADEPAVLLSTDEGANPVEYALTALASCVTTAMVYHAAARGIKLESVESTLEGDLDIHGLLGMDENIRRGYESVRMTFKVKGDMPEEELMEVLKLGPTFSPVFDIFTNKVPVTVMMESNGEPMMIMQG
- a CDS encoding sigma 54-interacting transcriptional regulator, with amino-acid sequence MDETHQRHDGDEAVLRALVHGTAAETGEDFFRVLVRNLAMALGTSGAWVTEYLDEARRLRALAFWHDGSFVPHYEYEVAGTPCEPVIRQRDVFHVPDRVIELFPDDPDLPPLHAVSYRGAPLLDVDGSVLGHLAILNDKPMPERQYDADLFRIFAARAAAELRRLRAEAQLREREQQLNSLLDAAMDAIIEIDGRCNITQANPAAEHLFQTAHRGLHGRAIRPLLSDESREKLDALMTSFATSRDGRQSLWIPGGLTLLLADGNSCQAEATLSRHLRKQHVLHVLILRNIRDRLDAEKRINALTAETEYLRGELRAMQNFDEIIGETPALLRVLHQMRQVAATDATVLVLGETGTGKELIARGIHNASKRKDGPLIKLNCAAIPAALIESELFGHEKGAFTGATAKRDGRFVLADGGSIFLDEIGELPLELQAKLLRVLQEGEVEAVGSAHTVHVNVRVIAATNRDLRDEVAQGRFREDLFYRLNVFPIRVPSLRERRDDIAMLAGHFVRKASQSMGIPVDDIAPEDVALLRSYDWPGNIRELQNIIERAVITSREGRLNFARIFPEANGLGSTSEHTESATANPVILNYAELKQIEKENILRALEHAGGKIAGHDGAAALLGVPSTTLASRVKALGIRPPKRRE